From uncultured Desulfobacter sp.:
TTAAATGCGTTCAACTCATCGGTAACCGTTATGACCGTGAAAAATAATTTATCCACCAACTTGTCTACAAAATAGGCGATCTCCCGCCCGCCGGCATCGGTCATCCCACAATGCGCTTTAAGCTTATCCTTGAACCAGTTGAATGCTTTGCGCAGTTGATGCTCTGAAGAATTTAATCCCCTTTGGGGCAGCTTTTCCAAAGGGATGAGATAGGTCTGGTAAAAGCGGTTGTTATGGCGATTCAACTCCAACTTCGAACGGGGCACAAGGCTGACAGGATCAATATATCCGATGTAACTATTTTGTAGTTGCTCTTTACGTTTAACATTATTTTCCGCATCATGGCCGGCTGACACCAAATCCTGAAGGTGCCCCAAACCGGCCAGGATCATCACGCTGATCGTGGTAAGCCGCTGTTGGCCGTCAATAATGTCGAACCGTTTGCTGTCAGAGGGTTGAAGAACCAGATATCCCATATAATGTGCAGATTCGCCATCAACCTTAAAAAGACCGAGAATATCCTGCCACAGATCATCCCACTCATCCTCTGTCCAGGAATAATCCCGCTGAAAAGGGGGAACATGGTAGCTTAAACCATTACCCAGCAACTGCCGGAAAGTTGAATTTTGCGTATTGAAATTCATGGTGGCCATTTTTTTGATCAACGACAATTATTTTTTCCCCTCAACGACAATTAAAATTCCCGCCCCTCATCCTTTTATAACCTGTTGATTTTGTAATTTTTATTCATCATTGTCTTGCTATTTTTTGGAACATTGATAATATCCCCCTCGCCAGCCCGGAGGATAGGGCAACTGCTGGGAAGCACCCCGAGCGCCGTGACTGGTGACGAAGACATGGGGGGCAGTGTGCAATCCACTGTGTGCTGTCCTTCCCCCATGTTTTTGTCCTTAATGCGTAAAATCCTCGCGCCCTAGCGCGAAACAAATACTCCGTAGGGCCGCCGGAGGCATTTGGCCTTTCTTCATTTTTTGGGTTGGTACTTAAAACCCGCTTCAATCAGTATATATTCCAAAACTATCCCAACCTCGCCTCTTCTTTTGAGTTCATCAAGCATCCATTGCTGGATTCTGGCATTCACATGAACCCGTTTTAGATGTGATGGTAGCTTGGGTTTTGGTTTTCCTCTATATCCTCCACGCATATCTCCTCCTTTTAAAGAAAAACACCTGATAGCCTTGCCATTAAATGGCTATAGATAATCGTATTACGCTTTACAAAAAATGCAGATGCTTTTCACATAAAAAAATGATCGTTTGTTATCCGACTGATTTTAAATGGGATTCTTATAACAACCGGTTCTACCATGTGTTAAACCATAACGTGATGATATACGTCCAATAGTGCTCACAGAAGGTAGTGGCTGAATATTCTCATCCTCCATTTCCTTCCTGATAACCCGGGCACCACAATGAAGGCGCCTATTGTATAAATGCAGCCTTATCATTTTAACAAGTTTTACGATCTTTTCCCTGGTATACGGTGTGTCCAAATCATGCATGCACATTATTTTTTCTCCTTTTGGGCCTGCTCCATACGATAGCTTTCAACATTCAATTCAAAAATAATGCTGTGGTGAACCAACCGGTCGATAGCAGCGGCGGTTGTCATCGGGTCCTTGAAAATCTGTTCCCACTTAGAAAAGGGAAGATTGCTGGTGATCATCAGGCTGCCTTGTTCATACCGGTCTGCCAGGAATGTGAACAGAACCTCCATCTCTTCCCGGCTTTGCTGGACATATCCGATATCATCAATGATCACGGCATCAAATCTGGAGAGGCTCTTGAGCTTCTTTGTCAACTCAAGTTCTTTTTTGGCGATCAGCAGGTCCTGGACAAGTTGGCTGCATGTGATGAAAAGGACCTGTTTTCCCTTTGCAATCAATTCATGGCCAATGGCACACAGCAGATGGGTTTTCCCGCTTCCAGGATTCCCAAAGGCCAGAATATTTTCAGATCGACTCAAAAAGGAACCGTCGGTCAGTATATTCAAATGATTAGTGACCTTTATGGGAAGGCGTTTTTTATCTAAATTTTCAAAGGTCTTTGAGGGTGGCAGCTTGGATGCCCTCAGGTTCCGCGCTATCCGATTTTGCCAACGCACTTCGCATTCAAGGGTTAACAGCTGCAAAAGATAATGTTCATACCCCCAAGACTCCGCCCGGGCCTGATCTGCCATTTCTTCATAGCTGTGGCGCATGGTCGGCATATGGAGGCCCTTAAGATGGTTTGCGATCTGGTCACGATCATTCATCATACAGACACCTCCTCCAGCAGTTTGTCGTAGCTGGTTAAATCTATTGCAGGGATATGGACATCATCCGGTCCGGCAATAGGGGTATTCGATTCCATAATGCGCATGACTGCATCCTTGCTGATCTCATAATTTTCGTTTATTAAAACCATCAAGGCACTGTCTACACCCACTTCACTATTTTTTGCGGCAACGTATAAAATCTTCAAATACCTTGAAGCAGCGCTTTGAGCTGTATAGCGTTCTTTTAAACTGTCATAGGCAATTCGAAAACGGCTGGTGGGAAACATGGCATCTCTATACCGATAATTTTCAAACGCCCCCGGCTTTCTGACCAGGCTGTCAATGATATGCCGGTAATTGATTTGATGCTTTCCCTCACCTCGTAACCGTGGCAAAGTGTCGACTTTTTTCTGTCCGTACCAAATTTCCAGGCATTCCATGTAAAGGCGAACCTGTATTTTTTCTCCTATGAGTCTGCTGTTCACTGAGTAGACATTGTGATTAACTCGTATGGTACAACCTGGACCGACTTTTAGATCAAGTTTTTTACATGAGTCAATCCGGCGTTTGGGTAACCGGCGCAGGACTTCGAGTTCTTCTGTAAGGCGATCTTTTCGGCCGGCATTTAGTTGCCCAAACAGTTTAGACAGAAAAATCTCATACTCTTCCCGGTCTTTAAAATTTCGGTGGCCTCTCAATAAAAGAGCCTGGTCAACGGCTTTTTTGAACCGGTAATTGCGCTGCTCCACATCTCCATTTTCATTAGGACTATATGGATTCGTTTTACAGGGCGTGACGCCGTAATGATCCATAATGTCCTGATATCTACGGGTGAATTCGTCAGGGTGGGTTTCCTTGTTAACAGCGCTTCCCAAACGATCTGTGCGGTGATGAAGGGGTACACCGCCCAGTTCCCATAAGGCATTCTGCAGGCCATGGCTCAGGCTTTCAAAGCTCTCAGTGAAACATATGCTCCCGGCCTCCCAGTTGGAATAGGTTAAAACAAAATGATAAATCAGATGATCAAACGGAACGCCATCTATGGTGACGCCCAGTTTGTCCATATGGGTGAAGTCAGACTGGCATAATTCGCCTGGTTTATGAATTTGTGCAAAGAATATTTCTTTGGCAGGACCTTCTGTCGACCGCCAATGTTTGATCCGCCGCTGCAGTGTCCTCAATTGCCCATCGGCAAATCGGCCTGGCTGTTTCCGCTGAAGATCCTCAAAAATGGTTTTGGCCTCCAAACCTGGGTTTATTGACATCATATCCTTGATGCCATCCCATA
This genomic window contains:
- the istB gene encoding IS21-like element helper ATPase IstB yields the protein MMNDRDQIANHLKGLHMPTMRHSYEEMADQARAESWGYEHYLLQLLTLECEVRWQNRIARNLRASKLPPSKTFENLDKKRLPIKVTNHLNILTDGSFLSRSENILAFGNPGSGKTHLLCAIGHELIAKGKQVLFITCSQLVQDLLIAKKELELTKKLKSLSRFDAVIIDDIGYVQQSREEMEVLFTFLADRYEQGSLMITSNLPFSKWEQIFKDPMTTAAAIDRLVHHSIIFELNVESYRMEQAQKEKK
- the istA gene encoding IS21 family transposase, whose translation is MQSEKNFGIAAMKAGMDEKTARKYREMGKLPSELNQEHNWRTRKDPFGDVWDGIKDMMSINPGLEAKTIFEDLQRKQPGRFADGQLRTLQRRIKHWRSTEGPAKEIFFAQIHKPGELCQSDFTHMDKLGVTIDGVPFDHLIYHFVLTYSNWEAGSICFTESFESLSHGLQNALWELGGVPLHHRTDRLGSAVNKETHPDEFTRRYQDIMDHYGVTPCKTNPYSPNENGDVEQRNYRFKKAVDQALLLRGHRNFKDREEYEIFLSKLFGQLNAGRKDRLTEELEVLRRLPKRRIDSCKKLDLKVGPGCTIRVNHNVYSVNSRLIGEKIQVRLYMECLEIWYGQKKVDTLPRLRGEGKHQINYRHIIDSLVRKPGAFENYRYRDAMFPTSRFRIAYDSLKERYTAQSAASRYLKILYVAAKNSEVGVDSALMVLINENYEISKDAVMRIMESNTPIAGPDDVHIPAIDLTSYDKLLEEVSV